From the Anaeromyxobacter dehalogenans 2CP-1 genome, the window ACCCGGCCGCCGCGCAGCACCGTGCACGCGTGGCACAGCTCCAGGATCTCGTCGAGCTTGTGGCTGATGTAGAGGATGGAGCAGCCGTTCGCGGCCACCTGGCGCAGCGTCTCGAACAGCTTGTCCACCGCCTGCGGCGTGAGCACCGCGGTCGGCTCGTCCAGGATGAGGAGCCGCGGGTCGGCGAGCAGCGCGCGGACGATCTCGACGCGCTGGCGCTCGCCCACCGACAGCACGTGCACCGGCCGGAGCGGGTCCACGTCGAGGCCGTACTCCGCCGCCTTGGCGCGGATCCGCTCGGTGACGTCGCGCAGCGCCACCTTGCGCGAGAGCCCGAGCCAGACGTTCTCGGCGACGGTGAGCGAGTCGAACAGCGAGAAGTGCTGGAACACCATCGCGACGCCCAGCGCGCGCGCGTCGTGCGGGGTGCGCACCTCGGCCGGCCGCCCGTCCCAGAGGATCTCGCCGGCGTCGGGGGCCACCGCGCCGTAGACGACCTTCATGAGCGTGGACTTGCCGGCGCCGTTCTCGCCCAGGACGGCGTGGATCTCCCCCGGCGCGACGGAGAGCGCCACGTCGTCGTTCGCGACGACGTCCCCGTAGCGCTTGGTGACGTGCCTCAGCTCGAGGCGCGGAACGCTCACGTCGGGCCCCTAGTCCTTCGCGCCCCGCTGGCGGATCGGCGTGACGAACCGGTAGTCGATGTCCCACGGGAAGTAGATCCACTTCTCCTGGCGGAACTCCTTCACGAACGTGTCCACCACCGGGCGGCCGAGCGGCTTCGCGTACAGCGTGGCGAAGTGTGCCTTCGGCAGCTTCTCCCGCACCGCGGCGGCGGTCCGGCCCGTGTCCACCAGGTCGTCGATGAGCAGCCAGCCCTCGCCGTCCCCCGGGACCGTCTTCAGCCACTGCAGCGCGCCCTGCTTCGCCTCCGCGCCGCCCGTCTCGGCGGCGCCGTAGCTGACCACGCAGACGGTGTCGATGAGGCGGATGTCGAGCTCGCGCGCCACCAGCGCCGCCGGCACGAGGCCGCCGCGCGTGATGGCGATGATGCCCTTCCAGTCGCCGAGCTCGTGGAGCACGCGCGACAGGTAGCGAGCGTCGCGGTGCAGCTCGGGCCAGGAGATGACGATCTCGTCCTGGTACGGACCGGGCCCCGAGCCAGCATGGACCTCACCCTCCCCGCCGCCGGGAGGGCCCTTCGTCGCGTCTGCCGCCATGGCACCTTGTACTGGAAGGGGCTGACGCAGGGGAGGGGGAATTCACCTCCCCGGATTTACGGGCGATTTCGGGGCGGCGCTACGGCGCGGGCTCGTACTCCTCGATCGGCCGCACCTCGCACTCCCCCTCGAACCCGGGCCAGTGCTTCCGGTGGAGCTCCATGAACTCCGTCGCGACGGCCAGCGCCTCGGCGCGCGTCGCGGTCTTCAGGACGGCCCAGCCGCCGATGACCTCCTTCGCCTCGGAGAACGGGCCGTCGGTCACGGCGAGCTTGCCGTTCGCCAGCCGGATCCGGAACCCTTCCTTGCTGGGCAGCAGGCCGCCCGTGTCCACGAGCACGCCGTCCTTGAACGAGCGCTCGACGAACTGCCCCATGGCCTGCATGAGCGCGGGCGGCGGCAGCGTGGCGCGGTACGACTCGGAGCTTCGCATGAACGTCAGGTACTTCATGGCAGGCACCTCCGGTGGTTTGGCCTGGCGACGAACGAGCCCGGGCCGGATCGACATGACGCCCCGCGAAGGCGCGATCCAGGTCCCGAGGCGTTTGCGGCCCTTGCGGGGCGGCGCTCGCGGCGGAGCAGGGTGTAGGGTCCGGGCGCCCGTCCGGAGCGGGTTCCACGCGCCGGGCCGGGCCGAGGAGGCCGCGCGTGACGATCGACCCGCCGAGCCCATCGGACCTCGAAGCCTTCGAGGAGGGCCGCGAGCCGCTGCGCGTGACGCGCCTCGAGGCGCACGCGCGGCGGGCCGGCCCCGCGACGCGGCGGGCCGGCGGCGGGTTCGCACACGCCTACGCCGTCGTGGTGCTGCTCACCGCGGGACGCTCGCGGGTCGAGCACGCGGGCGCGCTCGAGCTGCGGCCCGGCGACGTCCACGTCATCCCGCCCGGCGACGCGCACTCGCGGGCGCACTTCGAGGACGCCGAGGGGTACGGGCTCGCCTTCTGGCCGGAGGAGTCCGGCCACTCGCTGCGGCTGTTCTCGCAGGTGCGCGGCGGCTGCCACCCGGTGCTCCGGCCGCCGCCGGCGCGGCGCCGGCGGATCGAGCGGTGGCTGCGGGCCATCGAGGAGGAGGCCTCGAGCCGGGACGAGGGGCGCGACGAGGCGCTCGCCGCGCTGCTCCGCCTCGTCCTGCTCGAGCTGGTCCGCGCCAGCGCGGCCACGCTGCACCCCCGGACCGAGGGATCGAGCCTGGCGCGCCGGGCGCTCGCGTTCGTGGAGGGGAGCGCGCTCCGCCCGCTGTCGCTGTCCGACGTGGCGCGGGCGGTGGGGCGGACGCCGGCGCACGTCGCCACCGTGGTGCGGAGCGAGACCGGGCGGACCGTGGGGGAGTGGATCCTCGCGCAGCGCATGGCCGAGGCCCGCCTTCGCCTGCGCGCCACCGGCGGATCCGTGGAGGCGATCGCGGGGCAGGTGGGCTACGCCGACGTGACGCACTTCATCCGCCAGTTCCGCCGCGTGCACGGCCGGACGCCGGCGCAGTGGCGGCGCGTACAGGGCCTGGCGCCCGCCCGCCGGCCGCGGCCCCGGCGCCGCGCCGTCCCGGACTGACCGGCGCCCGACCGGCGCGCGTCAGGACGTCGCGTCCCCGCCCGCCACGGCCAGGAAGGCCGCGTACGCGTCGCGGTACCAGGGGCGGAGCGCCTCCGGCGGGATGCCGCGCCTCCGCAGGCTCGCGTGGAACCGCTCCAGCTCCGCGAGGTCCTCCGGAGATCCCGGGTTCGGTGCGCGATCGGCGAGGCCCCGCTTCGCGGACAGGCGCGCGCTCACCGCGACGTCGATCTCGGCGCGCGTCGGTGGCGTGCCGTCCTCGTGATCCGGGAGCCACCAGCACGGCCGCGCCTGCACGAGGGAGAGGTACAGCCCCCGCGCCGCCTGCTCGAGCGTGGGCTCCCCGCCGTCGGCGCCCTCGGCCTGCCACCACGCGCGCGTCGCCGGGCTGTGCTGCTGCGTGGCGAGCAGCGCGTCGTAGTCGGCCCGCGAGAACCACGGGTACAGCCGCGCCAGGTCCGGCTCGTCCGAGCGCGCGGCGCTGGCTGTCGGGTCCCCGGCTGCGGCCTCGGTCATCCCGTCCCCCGCCCCCGAGCTTAGGGTGCGGAGGCCGGGCGAGGCCAGATCCTCGTCGCCGGGTCGCGTCGAGCGCCGGCGACCGGCCGTGCGCGCCCGCGCCGCGCCCCCGGATGGGCGCGGCATCGTGGCAGGGCGTCCGCGCCGCCCATCAGTACGGGTGGTCCCCCTTCACGAGGCCGAAGGGCGACGGCGGCGCGAACACGCCGTCGACGGTGGTCCCGCCGTTGTGGATGCCGGGAAGATGGGCTGCATGCTCTGCGGAAGCCGAACGCCGGCTGGGTGAGCGCGTCGAGCCGAGCGCGATCCTCGGCGGTGAGCTCGACGTTCAGCGACGAGAGGTTGTCCTCGAGCTGCTCCCACCGGCGCGCGCCGATGATGGTCGAGGTCACACCGGGCCGCTGCCGCACCCAGGCCAGCGCCACGCGTGCCACGGTCGAGTCGTGCGCCCGGGCGACGGCCTCGAGCGCGTCCACCACGGCGTAGGTCCGCTCGTTCAGGACCCCCTCGATGAACGCGGCCCTGCCCGCCTGCACCTGGCCGGCGTTGCGCCGCGTGTACTTGCCGCTCAGCACGCCGCTCTTGAGCGGCGACCAGGGGGTGATCCCGAGGCCGAGCTCGAGCGCCATCGGCACCAGCTCCTGCTCCACGGTGCGCTCGAGCAGCGAGTACTCGATCTGCAGCCCGATGAACGCTCACGCGTCGGTGATCACCGCCGCGGCGCCCGGCATCGCGGCGATCGGGCTCGAGCCGAAGGAGCTGTTCGTCCTCGGTGAGGTGGAGCAGCACCCGTATCCGGCGGAGCGCGCGGCCACCCCGTGCATGCCGAAGCCCAGCGTGACCGTGTACGTGAAGCGGCTCGAGGCCGCCGCCCTCCTGCGCCGGGAGATCGACTCCGCCGACCTGCGGCGGCACCGGCTGGTGGTGACGCCGGCCGGGCGCAAGGCCTCGGCCCAGGGCAAGGCGCTGCTCTCCCGGGCGTACAGCGATCGGCTGGGGCGGCTCGGCGCGGCGGAGCAGGCGAGCCTCCTCGCCCTCCTCGAGAAGATGAGCTGAGGCGCCTCGCCGGCACCGGAGGGTGTGCCATGGATGCTGAAGCGGTGGACGAGCTGGAGGCCTCGCTGCGCCGGCGCGACCCGAGTGCTTCCAGGGCGCCGACGCCCGCCGTCAGCGCCGCGCCCCCGGAGGCTGCGGCGCCTCGAAGTGGCGCGTCTCCTGGCCCACCTCCACCTCGCCGTAGCGCAGCCGCCCCGCCCGCTCGTAGACGTGCAGCACCGCGCCGGGCGCGGTCTGCTGCGTCTCGACCCGCCGGAACGCGAGCGGAAGGGTGCCGTCGCCGAACAGCCGCTTGCCCGTGCCGAGCACGACCGGGAACTGCCAGATGCGCAGCGCGTCCACGAGGTCATGGCGGAGCAGGGTCTGCAGCAGGTCGAAGCTGCCGTGCACCTGGAGCTCCCCGCCGTCATTCGCCTTCAGCCTCGCGACCTCCCCCGCCACGTCGTCGCCCAGCAGGTGCGAGTCGTGCCAGCGCAGCTCGGTGAGCGTCCGCGACGCCACGTACTTCGGCCGGCCGTTGAGCGCCGCCGCCGCCTCGTCGGCCGGGTCGGTCGCGTTCGGCCAGGAGGCGGCGAACATCTCGTAGGTCTTGCGTCCCAGCACGAAGGCGCCGGCGCGCTTCGTCCACTCGGCCATGAGCCGGCCGAACGTCTCGTCGAAGTACGGCACCAGCCAGCCGCCGTGCTGGAACCCGCCGTCTCGATCCTCGTCCGGACCGCCCGGTGCCTGGACCACGCCGTCCAGCGTCGTGAACGCGCCCACGATCAGCTTTCGCATGGTCCCGCTCCTTTCGAGGTCGAGGCTCCATAGCCGGGCCGCGGACGCGGTGCACCGACCGCTGACGCTGGATACCCGGAGCGGTAGGTCCGCCGCCGGGGTGGACGACCCTGCACCGCGCGTGATGTGCTGGGGACATGCCCAGGCTGCTCCTCCCCGCGCTGGCGCTCGCCCTCGCGTGCTCCCACTCGGCCTCGTCCCCCGCGCCTTCCTCCCCGGCACCGCGTTGCGACCTCGAGGCAGCCGCGGCGATCCCGGCCGGCGTCGACATCCGCTGGCGCGAGGCTGGCGACGAGCCGCCGAGGGTGACGCCCGACCTGTGCTTCCTGAGGGCCTTCCGGATACCGTCCGGCCTTCGCGGGCCGCGCGATTGGATCGTCCAGTTCGCGGTCCTGGCCGACGGCCGGCTCGCGGGGTTCCAGATGCTCACGGACGGCATCGAGCCGGAGCTCGCCTGCGCGGTGTGGCGATCGTTGACCGGATGCCGCTGGACCCCCGGCCGCGATGCGGCGGGCCGCCCGACCGCGTTCTGGGTCAAGATTCCGATGCGAATCCGCTGATGGCCTTCGCAGGCCCGCTCACCCCTCCGCCATCCCGCGGAATGGCGCGCCGTCGAGCAGCCAGGTGAGCCCGTCCGGCGCGCGCCCGAAGACGGTCAGGTGGCCGCCGTGGACGCAGCGGAGGTGGTGGAAGGCGCAGAGCGCCACCTGGTTCTCCGCCTCGTCCCCGCCGCCGTGCGAGCGGAACAGCACGTGGTGCGCGTGGGCCGCGCGGTGGCTGCAGCCCGGGACCTGGCACCAGCCCAGGTCGCGCTCCCGCACGCGCTGCGCGCGGCTCGGCGAGCGCTTCAGCACGTCCCCCCACTGCCCCAGGAAGTGCGCGCCCAGGATGGCGAGGCACGATCCGGCCGGCACGAGCCGTCCCACGCGCTTCCGGACCGTCTCGAGCGCGGCCGCGAGGAGCACCGCCACCCGGCGGGGCAGCGGGACCGAGACCTTCCGCTGCGCACGCAGCTGCCGCTCCCGCTCGCCGTCGACCGCGCGCCGGAGCGCCACGCAGGTCATCGCCTTCGCCCGCGGGATCCAGGACGCGATCTCGTCCTCGGGAAGCCGCGCCAGGATCCGGCGCCGCTCGTAGGAGACCTTCTGCCGCCGCGCCTCGCGGAGCCCGGCCGACCGCGCCAGCCGCTCCTCGTGCTCGGCGCGCTGCTCCACCGCGCGCGGCGGCAAGCGCAGCCGCTCCTCCACGTAGTGGCGGAACGTGGCGAATCCCAGGCGCAGGTGCATGCCGCTCCGGCGGATCGCGTACGCGCAGTCGCCGATGACGTCCTCCAGGGTGGAGCGCGCCGCCGCGAGCTCGCGCAGCGTCCGGTCGATCTCCTGCGCCGACGCGCCCTCGTCGAAGCGCACGTCCGGCGCCGGCCAGTCCTCCACCGGCGGGAGCAGCGGCCAGCGCTCCGGCTCGGCCTCGAGCGCCGCGCGGCGCGACCGCTCGCCCGCCGGCGACAGTCGCAGCTCCGGCCCCAGTGGGCGAGCCCCGTCGTGATCCCCGTCCGTCGAGAACTCCGCCAGGTACTCCTGCGCCAGCGCCTCCAGCCGCTCGGACCGGGTCGAGCCCGGCATGTTCCGCCCCGCGGCCTCGAGCGCGGCGTCCACGACGAGCCGCTCGTGCTCGGGCAGCTGCGTGCGCAGCGTCACCCAGGCGTCGTCGCCGTCCTCGAGGCCGGCGTCCTCCGGGCCGGCGCGCCCCGCCCGCCTGACCCCGTCCTCCAGCTCCCGCACCGTCTGCCGCGCCGCGCGCTCCACCCAGAACGCCTCCGCGTCGCCGGTCGCCACCGCGAGCACCGTCTCCGCCGCGCGGAGCCCCACCCGCCCCGACCGCAGCGCCTCGCGCAGCCGCGGGCGTGCGGGCAGCTCCGTCCCCAGCCGCGCCAGGCCCTCCGCCGCGCGCTTCCCGATCCCGAGGACCTCGCGCGCGTAGTCGTCGAGGTGGAACCCGAGGGACGCGAGCCGCTGGCCGCGGCGGAGCGCCGCCAGCCCCTCGGCGACGGCGAGGTCGATCGCGCCGCGCCCCCGCGACGCCCGCGCCAGCACTCGCTCGAGCTCGTCGGCCTCCGGCTCGCCACCCCGGAACCAGCGGTCCAGGTCCGCGCGACTGAACGGAACCAGCTCGCGAAGCGGCAGGGACGCGCGCTCCGCCGCGGCGGTGCCCGGCAGGTCCGCGGCCCCGAGGCCAGCGAAGGGAGCGGCGTCCATGCGCGAATCGTCGCACGCGCGTCTGACACTGCCCGTGAACCCAGGTGGAGCGTGCCTCCTCGAACAGGCGCAACAGCGGGCGCGACGGGTGCGGCAGGGGTGCGTGAGGACGCCCCCGGCCCCCCTCACATCGAGATCGAGCCCTTCCGGAACTCGCTCCGGCGCAGGTGGACGTTGATGCAGACCGGCCGGCCGGCGCGCGCCGCCTCCCGCGCGCGGTCGAGGGTCTCGTCGATCCCGGCGTCCTCGGTCAGCAGCAGCCCGACGCCGCCGTAGCCCTCGGCGACGCGGTGGTAGTCGCAGCGCGAGAGCACCGTCCCGACGTCGTCGCCCAGCATGTCCACCTGCTCCCGCGCGATCTGCTGCCACGAGCCGTCGTTGCCGATCACGGCGATGGGCGCGAGGCCGTGGCGCGCGAACGTGTCGAACTCGGCGAGGCTGTAGGCGCACGAGCCGTCGCCGTAGAGCAGCCACACCTCGCGCCCGGGCCGGGCGAGCGCGGCCGCGGTCGCGAACCCGCCGCCGACGCCGAGCGTCCCGAAGACGCCCGGGTCGAGCCAGGCGAGCGGCGCGCGCGGGCGGAGCGTGTAGGCGGCCGTCGCGACGAAGTCACCGCCGTCCACCACCAGCGCCGCGTCCTCGGCCATCTTCTCCTCGAGCCGGAGCAGGAAGCGCAGCGGGTTGACGAGCTCGCCGGTCGCCTCCGCGCCGGCGGCGATCTCGCGGTCCCGCGCGGCCTCGCGCTCGCGGAGCGCGCCGAACCAGGCGTCCCGTGCCTGCGGCTTGCCCGCCTTCGCGGCCAGCGCCACCAGGAGCTCCCCGGGGTGCATCTCCACCGCGACGTCGGGGCTGCGGTTCTTGCGGAGCTCGGCCGCGGAGAGGTTCGCCGCCGCGATGAACGCGCCGCGCCCGAAGCCGCGGCCGTAGCCGAGGCGGAAGTCGAACGGGAACCCGGCCACGACGACGACGTCCGCCTCCTTGAGCGCGCGCCCGCGCGCGTGGCGGAACTGGAGGGCGTCGCGCCGGCCGAGCAGGCCGCGCGCCATGCCGCCGAGGTAGACCGGCACGCCGAGCGCGCGCACCGCGGCGGCGAGGCGTTCAGGGTCCTCGCAGCCCGCCAGCGCCTGGCTGCCGAGGATCAGCACCGGACGCTCCGCGCGCGAGAGCCGCTCGGCGATCCGCTCGACGCGTCCCGACGTGCCTCGCCGCAGGTCGATCCGCTCCGCGATCCGCGCCGGGAGGTCCTCGAGCGAGGGCAGCGCGGGCGCCCGGAACTGCCGCGCGAGGTGCGCCTCCAGGTAGAGCCGCAGCGCCGTGCCGGCGACGCCGCTCACCCGGTCGGCGCCCGACTCGCGCCGGTACAGGTCGCGGACGAGCGCCTCGTCGTAGAGCAGGTCCACCGGGACCTCGACGAACACCGGCCCCGGCACGCCGCCGCGCGCCAGCGCGAGCGCGCGCTCGAGCGTGGGGCGCAGCCCGCCGACGGTGGTGACGCGCGTGGCCCACTTGGCGATGGGGCGCATGAGGGCGAGCTGGTCGATGTCCTGCAGCGCGCCGCGGCCGCGGAGCAGCGTCGCGGTCGCGCCGCCGAGGAGCACCACCGGCGACTGCGCGAGCCGCGCGTTCTCGAGCGCGGTGACGGCGTTCGTGACGCCGGGGCCCGCCGTGACCGCGGCCACGCCGGGCCGGCCGGTGAGGCGCGCCATGGCGTCGGCCGCGAACACCGCGTTCGCCTCGTCGCGCGCGTCCACCACGCGAAGCCCGCGCCGCTTGCACTCCACGAGGATGGGCGAGATGTGGCCGCCGCACAGCGTGAAGAGGTGGCCCACACCGGCGCGCTGCAGCGCCGCCGCGATCACCGCGCCTCCGTTCGTGGCCTCCGCCATGGATCCTCCGGGCCGCGGGCGCCGCGGCGTCCACCTTCTCGCTGCGGACGCTACCATCCGGGCGGGACGAGCGGTGGGCCCGCGACGGGGCCGGGGGTCGAGACGTGCACGTGCGCCGGGCTCCGCGCGCGGCGCCCCCGGCCGCTCAGAGGCTGGGCACGCGGGCCGCCGCCGGTCCGGCGCGCGCGCTCCAGCGGCGCGGCACCGGCAGCACGGCCCGCCATGCCGGCCGGTCGCGGGCGCCCCACGCGTGCTTGTAGGGCTCGGGGCCGCGGAGGAAGTCCAGCTCCCGGGCGCCCTCGGCGATGGCCGACGCGGCCGCGTGCGCGACGATCACGGCGCCCGGGCTCGCGGCGCGGTGCGCGGGGTCGAAGCCGCCGACGTAGTAGTAGGCGCGGTCACCATCGACGAAGCCGTGGAACGCCGCCGCGGGGCGGCCGCCGACCCACAGCACGTGCAGCCGCAGCAGCCCGCGCGCGAGCAGGCCGCGCGCAGCCTCGAGGTGGAAGCGGCGGATCGCGTCGCCCGCGAGCACGCCGCGCTCCCCGCGCGCGCCCCAGCGCGCCGCGTGCAGCGAGAACAGCGCCTCGAGGTGGCGTTCGAGATCCCCGGGGCCCGCCGTGGTGAAGGTCGCCCCGGCGCGCGCGAGGCGGCGCCGGCCATACCGCACGTTCTCCGCGAGGCGCGGCGCGAGGCTCCGGTCGAGCGCGTCCGGATCCGCCGGGAGCGCCAGCACCGGGCAGACGCCGTCGGGCGCCGCCGCGCCGGCGCCTCGCCACTGTCCCAGCGCAGCCCGCAGCGGGGACCGGTCAGGGAGGTGCTCGAGGAGCAGCGCGTCCGCGCCCGCCGCGGCGCCCAGCAGCGCGCCGACGAGCGCCGCGCCGTCCGGACCGTCGCCGGGGTCCACCACCGCGTCCTGGTAGTCGGAGAGACCGGACCCGAGCAGCGTGACCATCCGCCGGCCTGCGTCCTCGTACTGCACGAGCGGAGCGAGCGCGACCAGCCGCCCGGCGCGGCGGGCCACGACCGCCCGCGGGCTCGCGACCCCGAACGCACGGCACCAGGGCAGCAGCCACTCGGGCCGCTGGAACGGCGTGGCCGCGGCGCGATCGCACAGCGCGGACCACTCGCCGCGCAGCGCCTCCAGCGCCCCGGCGCCGGCCACCGTCTCGAGCCGCGTCGCGCGGGGCCGCGGGCGCCGCGCGAGCCGCTCGACGAGCGCCACCCATCTCCCACCGCTCACCGCCGCCGAGAACCGGCGCTCGGCCGCGGCCCGGCAGTCGGCGGCCGACAGGCGCGCGGCGTCGCGCATGGCCGGTCCGAGCTCGTCGTCCCGGTCCACCAGGAACCCGGTGCGCCCGTCCTCGACGATCTCCGGCAGCGCGCCGATCCGCCGCGCCACCACCGGCGTGCCCGAGGCGAGCGCCTCCATGGCCACGAGCGACGAGGTCTCCGGCGCCAGGCTCGGGACGACCACGCACCGCGCCGCGCGGAGCAGGAGGGCCTTCTCGGCGCGGCCGACGGGGCCGAGCAGGCGCCGGTCGCGATCGAGGAGCGGCTTCACCTCCTCCTCCAGGTAGCGGAGGTGCTCGGGGTACGGGAACGCGATCCCGCCGACGAGCAGCGGCAGCCCGGCCGCGCGCGCGGCCGCGAGGGCCGGCGCGACGCCCTTCTCCGGGCAGATCCGCGCCAGCACCAGCGCGAACGCGCCGCGGTCGCCGCCCGGCCGGTAGGCGTCGAGCGGGACGCCGTTCGGGATCACCTCGTGCGCGC encodes:
- a CDS encoding YciI family protein; this translates as MKYLTFMRSSESYRATLPPPALMQAMGQFVERSFKDGVLVDTGGLLPSKEGFRIRLANGKLAVTDGPFSEAKEVIGGWAVLKTATRAEALAVATEFMELHRKHWPGFEGECEVRPIEEYEPAP
- a CDS encoding MarR family winged helix-turn-helix transcriptional regulator, with product MRSSSEYSICSPMNAHASVITAAAPGIAAIGLEPKELFVLGEVEQHPYPAERAATPCMPKPSVTVYVKRLEAAALLRREIDSADLRRHRLVVTPAGRKASAQGKALLSRAYSDRLGRLGAAEQASLLALLEKMS
- a CDS encoding GNAT family N-acetyltransferase — protein: MALTILGVSYALAPPVGPDAIGGAEQVLALVAGALARRGHRSIVVAPRGSDVAGRLVATEAPPGPFDAGARARAEQVHRDAVQRALAAERVDLVHLHGLGFGAMLPVGPPPVVALHLHPACYPEAALRAGAPLVCVSESQARALPEGVRAHEVIPNGVPLDAYRPGGDRGAFALVLARICPEKGVAPALAAARAAGLPLLVGGIAFPYPEHLRYLEEEVKPLLDRDRRLLGPVGRAEKALLLRAARCVVVPSLAPETSSLVAMEALASGTPVVARRIGALPEIVEDGRTGFLVDRDDELGPAMRDAARLSAADCRAAAERRFSAAVSGGRWVALVERLARRPRPRATRLETVAGAGALEALRGEWSALCDRAAATPFQRPEWLLPWCRAFGVASPRAVVARRAGRLVALAPLVQYEDAGRRMVTLLGSGLSDYQDAVVDPGDGPDGAALVGALLGAAAGADALLLEHLPDRSPLRAALGQWRGAGAAAPDGVCPVLALPADPDALDRSLAPRLAENVRYGRRRLARAGATFTTAGPGDLERHLEALFSLHAARWGARGERGVLAGDAIRRFHLEAARGLLARGLLRLHVLWVGGRPAAAFHGFVDGDRAYYYVGGFDPAHRAASPGAVIVAHAAASAIAEGARELDFLRGPEPYKHAWGARDRPAWRAVLPVPRRWSARAGPAAARVPSL
- a CDS encoding HNH endonuclease signature motif containing protein — translated: MDAAPFAGLGAADLPGTAAAERASLPLRELVPFSRADLDRWFRGGEPEADELERVLARASRGRGAIDLAVAEGLAALRRGQRLASLGFHLDDYAREVLGIGKRAAEGLARLGTELPARPRLREALRSGRVGLRAAETVLAVATGDAEAFWVERAARQTVRELEDGVRRAGRAGPEDAGLEDGDDAWVTLRTQLPEHERLVVDAALEAAGRNMPGSTRSERLEALAQEYLAEFSTDGDHDGARPLGPELRLSPAGERSRRAALEAEPERWPLLPPVEDWPAPDVRFDEGASAQEIDRTLRELAAARSTLEDVIGDCAYAIRRSGMHLRLGFATFRHYVEERLRLPPRAVEQRAEHEERLARSAGLREARRQKVSYERRRILARLPEDEIASWIPRAKAMTCVALRRAVDGERERQLRAQRKVSVPLPRRVAVLLAAALETVRKRVGRLVPAGSCLAILGAHFLGQWGDVLKRSPSRAQRVRERDLGWCQVPGCSHRAAHAHHVLFRSHGGGDEAENQVALCAFHHLRCVHGGHLTVFGRAPDGLTWLLDGAPFRGMAEG
- a CDS encoding helix-turn-helix transcriptional regulator: MTIDPPSPSDLEAFEEGREPLRVTRLEAHARRAGPATRRAGGGFAHAYAVVVLLTAGRSRVEHAGALELRPGDVHVIPPGDAHSRAHFEDAEGYGLAFWPEESGHSLRLFSQVRGGCHPVLRPPPARRRRIERWLRAIEEEASSRDEGRDEALAALLRLVLLELVRASAATLHPRTEGSSLARRALAFVEGSALRPLSLSDVARAVGRTPAHVATVVRSETGRTVGEWILAQRMAEARLRLRATGGSVEAIAGQVGYADVTHFIRQFRRVHGRTPAQWRRVQGLAPARRPRPRRRAVPD
- the gpt gene encoding xanthine phosphoribosyltransferase; its protein translation is MAADATKGPPGGGEGEVHAGSGPGPYQDEIVISWPELHRDARYLSRVLHELGDWKGIIAITRGGLVPAALVARELDIRLIDTVCVVSYGAAETGGAEAKQGALQWLKTVPGDGEGWLLIDDLVDTGRTAAAVREKLPKAHFATLYAKPLGRPVVDTFVKEFRQEKWIYFPWDIDYRFVTPIRQRGAKD
- a CDS encoding thiamine pyrophosphate-binding protein; translated protein: MAEATNGGAVIAAALQRAGVGHLFTLCGGHISPILVECKRRGLRVVDARDEANAVFAADAMARLTGRPGVAAVTAGPGVTNAVTALENARLAQSPVVLLGGATATLLRGRGALQDIDQLALMRPIAKWATRVTTVGGLRPTLERALALARGGVPGPVFVEVPVDLLYDEALVRDLYRRESGADRVSGVAGTALRLYLEAHLARQFRAPALPSLEDLPARIAERIDLRRGTSGRVERIAERLSRAERPVLILGSQALAGCEDPERLAAAVRALGVPVYLGGMARGLLGRRDALQFRHARGRALKEADVVVVAGFPFDFRLGYGRGFGRGAFIAAANLSAAELRKNRSPDVAVEMHPGELLVALAAKAGKPQARDAWFGALREREAARDREIAAGAEATGELVNPLRFLLRLEEKMAEDAALVVDGGDFVATAAYTLRPRAPLAWLDPGVFGTLGVGGGFATAAALARPGREVWLLYGDGSCAYSLAEFDTFARHGLAPIAVIGNDGSWQQIAREQVDMLGDDVGTVLSRCDYHRVAEGYGGVGLLLTEDAGIDETLDRAREAARAGRPVCINVHLRRSEFRKGSISM
- a CDS encoding dihydrofolate reductase family protein; translation: MRKLIVGAFTTLDGVVQAPGGPDEDRDGGFQHGGWLVPYFDETFGRLMAEWTKRAGAFVLGRKTYEMFAASWPNATDPADEAAAALNGRPKYVASRTLTELRWHDSHLLGDDVAGEVARLKANDGGELQVHGSFDLLQTLLRHDLVDALRIWQFPVVLGTGKRLFGDGTLPLAFRRVETQQTAPGAVLHVYERAGRLRYGEVEVGQETRHFEAPQPPGARR
- a CDS encoding aldo/keto reductase; its protein translation is MALELGLGITPWSPLKSGVLSGKYTRRNAGQVQAGRAAFIEGVLNERTYAVVDALEAVARAHDSTVARVALAWVRQRPGVTSTIIGARRWEQLEDNLSSLNVELTAEDRARLDALTQPAFGFRRACSPSSRHPQRRDHRRRRVRAAVALRPREGGPPVLMGGADALPRCRAHPGARRGRARPVAGARRDPATRIWPRPASAP